The Paracoccus sp. MC1862 genome includes a window with the following:
- a CDS encoding co-chaperone YbbN has protein sequence MLLQGSGETPPNTADFIKDVTEADFMAEVIDASMQVPVIVDFWATWCGPCKTLGPQLEAEVARHKGRVRMAKVDVDKNQMIAQQLRVQSIPTVYAFFQGQPVDAFQGAIPQSQIKAFVDKLAALGGDDGGLGAALEAAEAMLAEGAALDAVETFAAILGEEPENPQAWGGLIRAQLAGGDTEAAEAALGQVPAAVATAAPVEAARAQLALARQAANAGPLADLESRVNADPSDSQARFDYATALHAAGRVEEAIDQLLESFRRDRDWNDGAAKAQLLTIFDALPPTDPLVQKGRRRLSSLIFA, from the coding sequence ATGCTGCTGCAAGGCTCGGGCGAGACGCCGCCGAACACCGCCGATTTCATCAAGGACGTGACCGAGGCCGATTTCATGGCCGAGGTGATCGACGCCTCGATGCAGGTGCCGGTGATCGTGGATTTCTGGGCGACATGGTGCGGCCCGTGCAAGACGCTGGGTCCGCAGCTTGAGGCCGAGGTCGCCCGCCACAAGGGCCGGGTCAGGATGGCCAAGGTCGATGTGGACAAGAACCAGATGATCGCCCAGCAGTTGCGGGTGCAGTCGATCCCGACCGTTTATGCCTTCTTCCAGGGCCAGCCGGTCGATGCCTTCCAAGGCGCGATCCCGCAGAGCCAGATCAAGGCTTTCGTGGACAAGCTGGCGGCTTTGGGCGGCGATGACGGCGGCCTCGGCGCCGCGCTGGAAGCCGCCGAGGCGATGCTTGCCGAAGGCGCCGCGCTGGATGCCGTCGAAACCTTTGCCGCAATTCTGGGAGAAGAACCCGAAAACCCGCAGGCCTGGGGCGGGCTGATCCGCGCCCAGTTGGCCGGGGGCGACACCGAAGCGGCCGAGGCGGCGCTGGGGCAGGTGCCTGCCGCCGTCGCCACGGCCGCCCCGGTCGAGGCCGCCCGCGCGCAACTGGCGCTGGCCCGGCAGGCCGCCAATGCCGGGCCGCTGGCGGATCTGGAATCGCGGGTGAACGCCGACCCTTCGGACAGCCAGGCCCGCTTCGACTATGCGACCGCGCTGCACGCCGCGGGCCGGGTCGAGGAGGCCATCGACCAGTTGCTCGAATCCTTCCGTCGCGACCGCGACTGGAACGACGGCGCCGCCAAGGCGCAGCTGCTGACGATCTTCGACGCGCTGCCGCCCACCGACCCTCTGGTGCAGAAGGGGCGCCGGCGGCTGTCGTCGCTGATCTTCGCGTGA